The segment ctctttattacatctagtaactgtcttttctctcccgctcttctcagtacctcttcattttttactctgtccatccaacttattctttgcatcttccgccatgtccagatctcaaaagcctccagcgtttctctgtcttttttcctcatagtccatgtttcagcgccatctagaagaacactccatacaagacattttatgagtctctttctgagttctctgtccagaccgctgcagaaaattctccttttcttataaaacgcctcttttgccattgctatccttgttttaatttctgtggtgcacttccagtcggtgtctatcctgcttccaagatacttaaaattttgcacctgttctagtgtttctccattcagcacaatttttatttccttatttcctcctattgccaatacttttgttttatttgtgttaattttcattccatatttttttccgttagttgcaatggtgtccaccaaatcctgtaactctttttcccctgtggctagaaggaccatgtcatcagcaaatcacaaacaccctactcttcttcctccaatttctactcctttgtcatctaatgagcattggtcaatcatattttccaagtacaggttgaaaagagtatatatatatatatatatatatatatatatatatatatatatataaaacgggTGAGCACATTATGctgccagaatgagactttcactctgcagcggagtgtgcgctgatatgaaacttcctggtagattaaaactgtgtgcaggaccgagactcgaactcgggacctttgccttccgcaggcaagtgctctaccgactgagctacccaagcacgactcacgccccgtcctcacagctttacttctgccagtacctcgtctcctaccttccaaactttacagaaactctcctgcgaatcttgcagaactagcgctcctggaagaaaggatctcATTCCgggaacataccccaggctgtggctaagccatatctccgcaatatcctttcttccaggagtgctagttctgcaaggttcgcagtagagcctctgtaaagtttgtaaggtaggagacgagttactggcagaactaaagctgtgaggacggggcgtgagtcgtgctcgggtagctcagtcggtagagcacttgcccgagttcgagtctcggtccggcacacagttttaatctgccaggaagtttcatgttacgcCGTGCTTACCTGTATTCTGGCGACGGCTCACCGAGCAGCCGACTCACTTCGGCCACTTCATCAGGGTGGTTGAGGACTGCATCGGCCCAGCCCTGTGTGGCTAACACTTGCAAGTTGGCCTTTATGAAGGCGACAGCGGCCTCTGTGAGGCTGAGACACGAGTGCCCGACTGCCAGCACCGCTGTGGCTGCCGCGTTCTCCACTGTCAGCTGAGCGGCCAGCTCCCGCTCACAGTCTCCCTTCAGCCCGGGGACACAGTCGGTGTCCGCAGCTGCCGGTAGAGCGGCCATACTAGACAGCCGGGGGGCCCGGAGGGAATACACGTAGGCCGGCAGCTCCCGGAGTGCTGGACCCTCCACGTCGGGGACCGCGACCTCTCTGCCACTGGCCTCCGGCGTGTCGTGCTGGAACGTGGCTGCGAACAAGGAGCTCCCGCCTGCCTGGAGACGCGTGTCGCCCGCCACCGGCGTCACCTCCTCACTGTCCCCCCTGCCTGCGGCCGCAGCCTCCTGCATCTCTTTGGCAGCTGCCATTGTGGACGGTTCTGAaacaaaattagaatcatattaataccgtcagctgccgacgggcgttgatatatatcgacggggacaggtgaaaatgtgtgccccgaccgggactcgaacttgggatctcctacttacatggcacatgctctatacattttttttttagaaaattttaattcaatatttgttcaTTATAATTTCTACTTGACAAAAAATAGAACTTGAATAAAAGTAAGAAAAGGTTTCCTGTAAGAGAGATTCGAACCACTCTCCACTTACCAGACATCGACGGTGTTTATatccagggtgtcccagctatcttgtccacccaaaatatctgtggaacaataacagctattggaaaacgactttcaccggtatcaatgtaggcctggggcccatgaatgtacatatttggaaacattctaaaacgaaagcatatgtgttttttaacacaaactttgtttttttaaacgtacctcctatattttttcttcagcaatccatagcatgacaaagcacatacccaatggcgttgattgcatcgcaatattcccattacatcccgagatactgacgcgaagctgacgcttgaaacacccgacatgcgctgctagcgcacttcctgaggctcaggcgtgaaccccatgctgcccgtaatcgcgatgtgattgacatgtgtaatcacacctccatacttatcaagagggacacttacttgtcaatgaCATCGCGATtatgggcagcatggggttcacgcctgagcatcaggacgtgcgctagcagcgcatgccgggtgtttcaagcgtcaacttcgcgtctcaatatctcgggatgtaatgggaatattgcgatgcaatcaacgccattgtgtatgtactttgtcatgctatggattgctgaagaaaaaatataggaggtccatttaaaaaaaaacataaatttgtgttaaaaaacacatgtgctttcgttttagaatgattccaaatatgtacattcatgggccccagccctacattgataccggcgaaagtcgttttccaatagctgttattgttccagagatattttgggtggacaagatagctgggacaaacCGCTGCAAGAGCAAgatgacgggtagggcaggggtcaacacccgaagcctggccatcaccaggaagaggatgtagtgggttggtctatgttgttttatttatttatttatttaatttttccttttttaaaatttttttgtaacatttttaatttttttgtatttttggatTTCTTTTGGTTTCATTACAAAAAGGATCCTACAaccgccgtagccgagcgtccgagtcgtcttctcgtctgttgggaggggttcccccataatccgtccgtagaggatcaatatgctcgaggattcttcttcattttcagcgtctcatacccggaacgccgcagtgagcaggaggatccgtaaataatgaagctaaataatttgcgaaacgggttctgtacttcgggtggcggctgaaagctgcacatgtcgtcatcaatagggacaaaAGTCGAGTGGGCCTTTGGGAGCTTcacaaaatatgtagtaaagggcCACGCCTTTTAGCCAGCCAACGGCGTTCgtcctggttgatggaaagtatacgccgtcggggcgcagtGTATCATCctgggagatagactccggcaattgCCGCAAGagcaatgccagcatgcgctgggtcagtagccagcactcgctggtcgcggcacaagtcagacggtgtgtgatccatctgtgccaccgagggcacagaggatagcgcgactgcagggacttatcccttgcacggtccctgtgagacccacattctcaccttgtatgtccacacactacgtacGTAGCgtgccaccccaacacactcatgacTCGTGGAAGGCATTCtaaccaagtcccataagatttcgacgaatgtgtgtgcatccgcacagaagaaaaaggtcatggccggtattgccacaaCTATATATTTATACggatacggtgtctgttcttttggacatgtccgaaacagtatcattctaatttcgttctaggcggctgcaggtcatcaatggtgtctgtccgaaagaacagacaccatttccatataagtatatagttctgaaaCAAGTCGTCAGTGATCAGGGCTTTGCCCTTATGCAATaccatggtctagcggttctaggcgcacagcccggaaccacgcgactgctacggtcgcaggttcgaatcctgcctcgggcatggatgtgtgtgatgtccttaggttagttagatttaagtagttctaagttctaggggactgatgaccacagatgttaagtcccatagtgctcagagccatttgaaccatttatgcaatACCCTCAGGTGCACGTAGACCTGTGACAAGCAACAAACAGCTGGCAAATGTAACCCGTTACCAAGTAAGTTACAACACTGTGATATGCTTCTGTTTCAGGCAGATGCCACAGGTGTACAGCTACAGATCTTGAACAACACAATATCAGCTGTTGTGCAAGAGTAAAAGTACACGTTAACACCTAACTTTTGACACCTAGCGGATTTATTGGTTACTTTTCTTCGAATGCTGTTAAATGTAATCTGGAGGCGGTAATCTGAAATATGTCGCACTGAATCTATTGTGCTGTGTTGGTAAAATctggcatcagggtcgcgagcacaccaTCGGTTGGGCcaattttaaggagcttttgctccACATACATACAGAGTCGATGAGCAATGTGCACAGATCATGGCATGCACAGCTAGCCTTTACCATACAAGTTTACGTCAATGCCACCAGGTGCTAGCACATTCCTtagatatgccaattcactcactacatAGTAAAGTTAGATCGGACATCAGTATGTGATatttatactgacagaaaaacctattttgtggcaTTCTGAGTAAGTTTTGGATTGTATCATACAGTAATCAATTGTGGCGCCGAGAACCGTAAAGCACACCATCGTCGATTGTGACAATCTAGCatttatttacgcttctttttgtagaCTCCCGTCACCAGTTAAGTGAAGGCCTCGTCGCtattgctgtggaggccgagttgccaccgcTGTTACGGCAGGCCGAGCTCGTGGGCTCACGGCACAGCCCATGGTGCAGTACACTGGTAAGACAATTCCTCCCTGCCGCTGTTACGCCGCTataccccagggtcaggtaacaggacaaGAGAACGAAGGTTCTGCAAATCTCcaacaaattacactactgcccattaaaattgctacaccacgaagatgtgctacagaagcgaaatttaacccacagaaagaagatgctgtgatatgcaaatcattagctttttagagcat is part of the Schistocerca nitens isolate TAMUIC-IGC-003100 unplaced genomic scaffold, iqSchNite1.1 HiC_scaffold_340, whole genome shotgun sequence genome and harbors:
- the LOC126227760 gene encoding poly [ADP-ribose] polymerase tankyrase-1-like: MAAAKEMQEAAAAGRGDSEEVTPVAGDTRLQAGGSSLFAATFQHDTPEASGREVAVPDVEGPALRELPAYVYSLRAPRLSSMAALPAAADTDCVPGLKGDCERELAAQLTVENAAATAVLAVGHSCLSLTEAAVAFIKANLQVLATQGWADAVLNHPDEVAEVSRLLGEPSPEYRRLPGKECGRRLIEAAKEGAVEELRALLAAGANVEARDEDMWTALHWAAVRGHENVVRCLVEGGADVETRDSRGNTPMHWAAYRGHAAVVRLLAASSGDPNAKDEYRWTPLHYAARQGHAEVAAVLLDVGADREAWDDHGQIPLYLAMQYREQQLADMLS